One genomic window of Indicator indicator isolate 239-I01 chromosome 11, UM_Iind_1.1, whole genome shotgun sequence includes the following:
- the GGCT gene encoding gamma-glutamylcyclotransferase, producing MEPASGCFLYYAYGSNLLRERLLLNNPSAVLGAVARLQDYKLEFGHHQGRTSSVWHGGTATIVQSPGDEVWGIVWKMNTSNLSSLDKQEGVEGGIYVPIEVNVHTQEGKVLTCRSYQMKDYVCGPPSPQYKKVICMGAKQNGLPTDYQKKLEAIETNNYAGPVPIMEEIEAAIKAKKINSA from the exons ATGGAGCCGGCGAGCGGTTGTTTTTTGTACTACGCGTACGGCAGCAACCTGCTGCGGGAGCGGCTCCTGCTGAACAATCCCTCGGCGGTGCTTGGCGCCGTAGCGCGCCTGCAG GATTATAAACTTGAATTTGGCCATCATCAAGGCAGGACAAGCTCTGTCTGGCATGGAGGTACAGCTACCAttgttcagagccctggagaCGAAGTATGGGGAATAGTGTGGAAAATGAACACTAGCAATTTAAGTTCGCTGGATAA GCAAGAGGGAGTTGAAGGTGGCATTTATGTCCCAATAGAAGTCAATGTTCACACTCAAGAAGGAAAGGTACTCACCTGTCGAAGCTACCAGATGAAGGACTATGTCTGTGGGCCCCCTTCTCCTCAGTACAAAAAG GTTATCTGCATGGGTGCAAAACAGAATGGCTTGCCAACTGACTATCAGAAGAAATTAGAAGCTATTGAAACTAATAACTATGCAGGGCCAGTGCCAATAATGGAAGAGATTGAAGCTGCtattaaagcaaagaaaataaattctgcaTAG